The Mya arenaria isolate MELC-2E11 chromosome 15, ASM2691426v1 genomic sequence ATGTATGATCTTATGGTGTCCGTCTCAAATTCCTCAATGTATGATCTGATGGCGACCTTCTCAGATTCCTCAATGTATGATCTTATGGCGACCTTCTCAGATTCCTCAATGTATGATCTGATGGCGACTTTCTAAAATTCTTACTTTTGCATTCCATTATTTCAAATCAGATTTGTTAAAGCACAACCAATTTAATTACTGATGCCTCAAGCAATAGGTCTGTATACGATGTCTATCTCACAGTGATTTGAAATTATGATGTAAAATATTCTACGTGTAAAATGAACGCGATTCTGATGATGTTTATTACCCGAAACCATTGTTATTGTTGTCGTTATTGTGAAATTATTTCGGTATTAATCGTATTATATTTTCAGGCGCAAGCCTTCAGCTGATGTTGACCATTGGGATTTTGAAATCATCCGGAATTTTATTCGTTGCCTTTCAAGAGCGATTCGATTCATCGGCAACAACCACATCCTTACTATCGACGGTGCAGAACCTAACATACGGTGTAACCGGTAGGAGGAACTGGTATTTGTATATTAGCTTTACGGATATCCGCAATTTAAGATTTAGATATAGACATTaaagttgtttaaatatatttgtcttAGAGTTTGAAGTGGAATCTTTTGTGAGGAATGAGTGCTGAAACCATAATATGTTACACGACCGCTTTCGATTAAGGGAAACtagatatatataaaagtattcaCCTGTCGCATTCGAGAGGCTagataaaaaaatgtagttGAAAAGTATATAAAAGCCGTTCTTAGAGCATCAAATATTCAATCCGTACCGTTTTTGTGAAACACGtttaaaaatgaacttaaaGCCCTCTTCTGTGCAGCAAGATACTTTGAAATATGTGtattagcatttttttaaataaaatcgtttatagtttttaatttaaccatttattgttGTAGCTGTTCTATTCTAAAAACATTACAATGTCAATATTCCAGCAATGTTTGTCATGACAATAGGAGTTAAACTGACGACTTGCAGAAATCTCGTGTTCCTTGGAACTTTATTAAACTCTGCTGGATTTATCATCACGTCTAAGGCTGTTAGCATAGACGTTCTTCTACTTTCATATGGAGTGTTAAATGGTAAGTATCTACAACATTTAAAGACTTATTATCGGCAGTTTTTATACCCAACGTTCTTTGTATTTTGTCGCAGTTGAACATTCAAATAGCCGATGATAGgatatttatgaaatacttgtaatgttttaatattgaaagGTACAACAccttaagtaaatataataaatatttatatatatatatatacatttcgACTGATAGGTATGGGCTTTGCATTCACTATCGGAACGTCAATGATAATGGTTAGTCTCTACTTTGACAAAAAGAGGGGCCTAGCTACCACCCTTGCAGTAGCAGGGGGCTCAGTCGGTGGCCTTGTTTTCGCGCCATTAATAACTGCTTTGCTGGAATATTACGGATACGAAGGGTTGATGATTATTGGTGCAA encodes the following:
- the LOC128219383 gene encoding monocarboxylate transporter 5-like, with the protein product MVPQDTGWSWMVLIGASLQLMLTIGILKSSGILFVAFQERFDSSATTTSLLSTVQNLTYGVTAMFVMTIGVKLTTCRNLVFLGTLLNSAGFIITSKAVSIDVLLLSYGVLNELFQCVSVACTFYIVGCLHDVTGNYVVSYHLLGSIVILGGIIMLFLPRPKTKEIEIT